A stretch of DNA from Oryza brachyantha chromosome 9, ObraRS2, whole genome shotgun sequence:
acattatatattatatatttagatatgtGCCCCTTTTGTTCTAGGTTTTATACATCTTGCTcttgtatatatacattgttAAGTTTAATCTCTTgtcttattatatatatatatatatatatatatgtggctctgttttcaaaagaaataattcacacaTACGAACcaaatatattgatcaatggataaattttaaaaaataaaaaatagtacaatataaaatggaggaagtatataCAAACGTACACTTCCAAGTATATATGATCATGTATACATGTAAATCGCAGAACAAACATCcagtgtgtgcgtgtgtgtatatatatatatatgaagcttCTATCCTAATAGCCTACTATtaggagtagctacacctacTAATTttcacatacatatacatatatacatatatatatatatatacatatatatatatatatgtatatatatatatatatatatatatatatatatatatatatatatgcagtccTGCATGACCACATGTCCCTACAGTGCAGCACTGTAGCCCTCGGTCGATCACAATAATGCCTTCATCATTCCATTCCTAACTCCTCTCCATACCACGAACACACAAACACCAGCTACCAGCAGCTGCTACACTAGTCTatagctcgatcgatcataGCAGCTTGTAAGCCCAATTAAGCTGCAGTGACTCAACAGTTTGATGTCCGGCGTCGACTCCGGCCTCTGTTGCTCATCACTGCCGATccccatcgatcgatctcaggCAAAAGTCACTgccaaaaacaaacaaacccaACATCTAGTCTACAGTTCTACACACAGTCACGCAGAGAGTGAGCGAGATTGGTGACCGTGATGGTGTCTAGTAGTAATACCTAAAGCAAGAGCTCTtgctcactcactcactcactcgcTTCTTTCAGCTTCCTGTGCTAGCTACTTTCCTTTCTCCTCTCCTGCAACCTTTTCTCCCCTCTTCCTAGATCTCttgccttttttctttccctctgCCTTAAGCTTTGATGCACACATCACCATCTTGATCTGATCAAGAGATCTCATCATCACCTGACTAGTGTTTCTAGCCAGTTGTCATGTGAAGATCAGGAAGAGGAAGAttcaagaggaggaggaggaggaagaagaagaaaaagcaaGTGGCTGCAGCAACAGTAGTACTAGAACTAGATCTCAGTAGGAAGCTAGTACAAAGTGTGTGTGCAAGTAGTGCTACACAAATGTTACCTTACTTGCCTAACCTTCACCATTTCTGCATCTCCCAAGAACCCCAGCAGCCGAACCCTACCGGCGTCTTCCCCGTCatcatgccgccgccgccgccgccaccgaccgGGCATCTGGATCAGCACCACCAGCATCACCAGCAATACGACCACTTCTTCTCCGGCCACGGCCAGTTCAACTCCGAGACGCTGGAGGCCGTGCTCaggccgccgcgcggcgcggatCCTGCTGAtccgggcgcggcggcggcggcggtcaccGGGCCAAgaaacggcggcggccatgccAGGGCGCGGAAGAGGCCGTTCAGGACGGACCGGCACAGCAAGATCCGGACGGCGCAGGGCGTCCGCGACCGCCGGATGCGGCTGTCCCTCGACGTCGCCCGCGACTTCTTCGCGCTGCAGGACCGGCTCGGCTTCGACAAGGCCAGCAAGACGGTGGACTGGCTGCTCACCCAGTCCAAACCGGCCATCGACCGCCTCGCcgagtcctcctcctcccaccgcaacgacgtcgccggcggcggcgacacccGCATGTCGTCCCCGACGTcggcggagcgcggcggcgatcacATGGTCGTCATCAGGGACGCGGCCAGCGCCGGATCAGGGAAAGGCGGAGGAGATGCAGACAAGGCGAGGAGCGCCAGAAGCCGTAGATCAGTGCCCCTGGAGCTGGGCTGCGAGCTCGGCCGCCTCGTGCCGGCGCAGGTTCTCGGTGAATACTACTACGACCTCGCCGAGATGATGAGcaacaacggcggcggaggagaagcagacgacgacggtgactaCGACGATGACGGTGATTTCTTGGACGGTATGCAATACTAGTTTCAGCTTGCATGGTTTCTCTCTCGTACGTAGCTAAGCAGCTTAATTAGGTCTTGATCTGCCACTCTGCCCAGCATTTTCACTACTCTAGTTGTTGATTTGCATGTGTACTAATCTACTACTAGTACCACTATCTACTAATCTTATGGTT
This window harbors:
- the LOC102701657 gene encoding transcription factor TB1-like is translated as MPPPPPPPTGHLDQHHQHHQQYDHFFSGHGQFNSETLEAVLRPPRGADPADPGAAAAAVTGPRNGGGHARARKRPFRTDRHSKIRTAQGVRDRRMRLSLDVARDFFALQDRLGFDKASKTVDWLLTQSKPAIDRLAESSSSHRNDVAGGGDTRMSSPTSAERGGDHMVVIRDAASAGSGKGGGDADKARSARSRRSVPLELGCELGRLVPAQVLGEYYYDLAEMMSNNGGGGEADDDGDYDDDGDFLDGMQY